A genomic stretch from Candidatus Neomarinimicrobiota bacterium includes:
- a CDS encoding FecR domain-containing protein, whose product MKTSYYKYLLIPIITLIFSVAVYGQSNTNMGIAVTAKLMGSTELKVSGGEYKPDLKRGKQLNDRDWVRTNSDGYLALMFLDDKSLLKLRENSELEIQAVKSSTGLDKSILMSFGKVKAEISPQSSGEFTITTPTSVASVKGTIFWIIVTLEGDQIVGIEGTVIVTNKESGETVTVGVGQTATSSSDGTIVVAPTPEGGVPDDPGETDEGNQIRIRLENADGDSKEIIINY is encoded by the coding sequence ATGAAAACATCTTATTATAAATATTTACTGATTCCGATTATAACACTGATTTTCAGCGTTGCCGTCTATGGACAGAGTAATACAAACATGGGAATAGCCGTTACGGCGAAACTTATGGGCAGTACTGAGCTCAAAGTCAGCGGAGGAGAGTATAAACCTGACCTCAAGCGCGGCAAACAGCTGAACGACAGAGATTGGGTCAGAACCAACAGTGACGGGTATTTAGCCCTCATGTTTCTTGATGACAAATCACTGTTAAAGCTTAGGGAAAATTCGGAGTTAGAGATCCAAGCCGTGAAATCAAGCACCGGTTTGGATAAATCTATTCTAATGAGTTTTGGGAAGGTGAAGGCGGAAATATCTCCTCAGAGCAGCGGAGAATTCACTATAACCACACCGACATCCGTAGCATCGGTGAAAGGAACGATCTTCTGGATAATTGTGACACTGGAAGGTGATCAAATTGTGGGTATCGAGGGTACGGTGATTGTAACAAACAAGGAAAGCGGGGAGACGGTGACCGTCGGAGTTGGACAAACAGCGACCTCATCCTCAGACGGAACGATAGTAGTAGCGCCGACGCCGGAAGGCGGAGTACCGGACGATCCGGGCGAAACGGACGAAGGCAATCAGATCCGGATCAGACTTGAGAATGCGGATGGTGATTCTAAAGAAATAATTATAAACTACTGA